A single window of Desulfomonilaceae bacterium DNA harbors:
- a CDS encoding 4Fe-4S dicluster domain-containing protein, which translates to MKPKRWGMIVDQRRCIGCHSCTVACKSENNVPLGYWRSWVKGLQKGDFPKVGNMFLRRLCNQCDSPPCVQVCPVQATVRRPEDGVVVMYYGKCIGCGMCIAACPYDARFFNPIRKTADKCDFCASRIENGLEPACVEACVSKALIFGDVDDPKSEIFNILAAVPTSVIKPELGTKPKVFYIQADHSLKGRIQFSEDFKEAIIDYRKSIPSPDATYWETRDQK; encoded by the coding sequence TTGAAACCCAAACGTTGGGGCATGATAGTTGATCAAAGACGTTGTATCGGATGCCATAGTTGTACAGTGGCGTGTAAGAGTGAAAATAACGTTCCTCTTGGTTATTGGCGATCCTGGGTCAAAGGACTTCAAAAAGGAGACTTTCCTAAAGTTGGAAACATGTTTCTACGCCGACTTTGCAATCAATGCGACTCTCCGCCTTGTGTACAGGTCTGTCCTGTCCAGGCTACAGTGAGGAGACCGGAAGACGGCGTTGTTGTAATGTATTACGGTAAGTGTATCGGCTGTGGCATGTGTATAGCAGCGTGCCCTTATGACGCAAGATTCTTTAACCCTATAAGAAAGACTGCTGACAAATGCGATTTTTGCGCCTCTCGCATAGAAAACGGTCTTGAACCAGCCTGTGTGGAAGCTTGTGTGTCAAAGGCCCTGATTTTCGGGGACGTAGATGATCCAAAGTCCGAGATTTTTAATATCCTCGCTGCTGTCCCAACTTCGGTCATAAAACCCGAGTTAGGCACAAAGCCCAAGGTTTTCTACATACAGGCCGACCACTCCTTAAAGGGCAGGATTCAATTCTCTGAAGACTTTAAAGAAGCCATAATCGATTATCGCAAGAGTATACCAAGTCCGGACGCCACCTACTGGGAAACGCGGGATCAAAAATAA
- the pdxT gene encoding pyridoxal 5'-phosphate synthase glutaminase subunit PdxT, producing MKVGVLALQGDFEEHCVCFKTLGVEVLEIRLPSQLAEIDGLVIPGGESTTIGKLAVDFNLIDPIRTFGKSFPIWGTCGGLVLMATDVGTDQPILGLVDMVVERNAFGRQIESFEEDLKIKDLPGGSFRGIFIRAPKVLKVGSGVQVLCELEDGSKVAIRQGNLLATSFHPELTNDKRIHQYFLDIITHKN from the coding sequence ATGAAGGTAGGAGTTTTAGCCCTACAAGGGGATTTTGAAGAACACTGTGTCTGCTTCAAAACTCTAGGCGTGGAAGTTCTTGAAATAAGGTTGCCATCCCAACTAGCAGAAATCGATGGTTTGGTGATTCCAGGCGGTGAAAGCACAACTATCGGTAAACTGGCGGTAGATTTCAACTTGATTGACCCAATTCGCACGTTTGGAAAATCATTTCCTATCTGGGGAACGTGCGGGGGTTTGGTCTTAATGGCGACAGATGTCGGTACAGACCAGCCTATCTTAGGTCTCGTCGATATGGTTGTAGAAAGAAACGCATTCGGACGTCAGATAGAAAGTTTTGAAGAAGACCTCAAAATAAAGGATTTGCCGGGCGGTTCTTTCAGGGGAATCTTCATAAGGGCCCCAAAGGTATTAAAAGTAGGATCTGGGGTTCAGGTGTTATGTGAACTGGAGGACGGTTCAAAAGTAGCGATTCGTCAAGGCAATCTTTTAGCCACGTCGTTTCATCCTGAATTAACCAATGACAAGCGAATCCATCAGTACTTCCTGGATATAATCACACATAAAAATTAG
- a CDS encoding 4Fe-4S dicluster domain-containing protein encodes MSAVAQKSTEQIEASIDVSVREDLIPIFIMGKKYDVPSTLTIQKAFEYAGYQLIRGCGCRGGICGACATVYRLPGTAKISVGLACQTVVQPSMYLTMIPFFPANRAVYNLDDLKPDAQTILKYYPELAKCMGCNTCTKSCPMEIPVMEYISAALRGDIEKAADISMSCVMCGICAARCPAELGQYNIGIMCRRIAGKHIKPRAEHVREMIDRINSGRYAEPLNKLINFDLETLRKLYVDRQMEPHNAPEEWTPDDKSFL; translated from the coding sequence ATGTCTGCGGTCGCCCAAAAGTCGACGGAACAGATTGAGGCTTCAATTGATGTTTCTGTTCGTGAAGATTTGATCCCCATTTTCATCATGGGGAAAAAATATGATGTGCCCAGCACCTTGACCATTCAAAAGGCTTTTGAATATGCCGGATATCAATTAATCAGGGGTTGCGGTTGTCGGGGTGGCATCTGCGGGGCATGCGCCACGGTTTACCGATTGCCTGGGACAGCCAAAATTAGCGTTGGTCTGGCATGTCAAACAGTCGTCCAGCCAAGCATGTATTTGACTATGATTCCATTTTTCCCGGCCAACCGTGCCGTTTACAATCTGGATGACCTCAAACCTGACGCCCAAACCATTCTCAAATATTATCCGGAGCTGGCAAAGTGCATGGGGTGTAATACCTGCACCAAATCCTGTCCAATGGAAATTCCAGTGATGGAATATATCTCGGCCGCATTGAGAGGAGATATTGAAAAAGCTGCTGACATATCAATGTCTTGTGTTATGTGTGGGATTTGCGCAGCCCGCTGTCCAGCCGAGCTGGGACAGTATAACATAGGCATCATGTGTAGACGAATTGCGGGCAAACATATCAAACCACGGGCGGAGCACGTACGAGAAATGATAGACCGGATCAACTCGGGACGCTATGCAGAGCCATTGAACAAATTGATAAATTTCGATCTCGAAACGCTGAGAAAATTATATGTTGACCGGCAAATGGAGCCGCATAACGCTCCGGAAGAATGGACTCCTGACGACAAGAGCTTTTTATGA
- a CDS encoding molybdopterin-dependent oxidoreductase produces the protein MSKITRRDFIRIASLMGGASLFVGCSLLDDHTQVPEYIKGAPAVDPVETLLGVETKYSVCDLCSGSCGISLRIAQGSLVKIGGNPYHPVSTAMPATFATPLNEALKLGGSVCAVGSSGVQTLYDPFRIQKPLKRVGARGSGKWTAINWDQAISEIAEGGNIFGEGSVDGLKRIKDSGDGPTLLTGRVDWGSLVFLENFLSQFPRATMARTKDVIVQDEARRVVQSVFASKSGSLDADYTNAGFLLSFGLAPLDSGRPIVSMARQIANSRLESPCMAWVVVDPRLSTSASKADHWVPIFPGTDDKLAIAVAKALFEKHSESLKQPDEELHSLTGKYSFEELAAGCGVKQSDIFIIADLMSKAGPKSAALCGESILQQPNGAQTCRLILALNSLVGSTPGSGGLLSPDNDLLDDLRLSLLGSETPKFEISQLPAENRSLIMWQADPVYFEQDKTAKLLSDRKVNPLFVSIDKTITQTSAYADYILPDTTYLERWDICSLPPSINRPGFGARSPVVGGLEPESGRYFPIFSDNLIMEDILIRLGSSLNLPYSARDKDGRLPNSWQFYQKAFLAAANHIGRKYEISGQTTSGAVNDIIDRGGIFPSAKTKIPFSPSSTPGQPTVKKSWTANPEINQASSGEDLILVEYTLPFHRSPRSGINSWLLEILPENRLVINPQDAAKLKIKQGAELIVQTSVSKASARVRAFVAPGIRPGVVALANGFGYKGSGSVQNSIDALQTPVDKTRGIGANPAVFTGPYPIRVKVNKA, from the coding sequence ATGTCCAAAATAACACGTAGAGATTTTATACGAATTGCGTCCCTCATGGGGGGAGCGTCATTGTTCGTCGGATGTTCTCTCCTGGATGACCACACTCAGGTTCCGGAGTACATTAAAGGGGCTCCAGCGGTTGATCCTGTGGAGACTTTGTTGGGGGTGGAGACAAAATACTCCGTATGCGATCTCTGTTCCGGCTCGTGCGGGATCAGCCTCCGAATAGCGCAAGGCTCTTTAGTCAAGATAGGAGGAAACCCTTACCACCCAGTGTCAACAGCCATGCCGGCGACATTCGCGACGCCTCTGAATGAGGCGTTGAAATTGGGCGGCTCTGTTTGCGCTGTTGGTTCCAGTGGGGTTCAGACGTTGTATGATCCTTTCAGGATCCAAAAACCTCTCAAACGCGTGGGAGCAAGAGGATCCGGCAAATGGACGGCGATTAACTGGGATCAAGCGATCAGTGAAATCGCTGAAGGTGGAAACATTTTTGGAGAAGGATCTGTTGATGGACTCAAAAGGATCAAGGACTCCGGAGATGGGCCTACATTGCTGACTGGTAGAGTGGACTGGGGTTCGTTAGTTTTTCTCGAGAATTTCCTTTCTCAGTTCCCTAGAGCAACGATGGCTCGCACAAAAGATGTAATAGTTCAGGACGAAGCCCGTCGAGTCGTGCAGTCGGTGTTTGCAAGCAAATCCGGCTCACTGGACGCTGACTACACAAATGCTGGTTTCTTGCTTTCCTTTGGCCTGGCGCCATTGGATTCCGGACGACCAATAGTTTCCATGGCACGCCAAATAGCTAATTCCCGGCTGGAGTCCCCGTGCATGGCATGGGTGGTTGTCGATCCGAGGCTTTCAACTTCCGCGTCCAAAGCTGATCATTGGGTCCCAATATTCCCGGGAACTGATGACAAATTGGCTATAGCTGTGGCCAAAGCGTTATTTGAAAAACATTCGGAATCTTTGAAACAGCCAGATGAGGAACTCCATTCATTAACCGGCAAGTATTCGTTTGAGGAACTGGCTGCTGGTTGCGGAGTCAAGCAGAGCGATATTTTCATCATTGCAGACCTGATGTCCAAGGCTGGTCCAAAATCGGCAGCTCTTTGTGGAGAAAGCATTCTACAACAGCCAAACGGCGCTCAGACCTGCAGATTGATACTTGCGCTTAATTCTCTGGTCGGTTCGACACCTGGATCAGGAGGTTTACTAAGTCCTGATAATGATCTACTAGATGACCTGAGATTATCCCTGTTGGGGTCAGAAACGCCAAAGTTTGAAATATCGCAACTACCTGCTGAAAATCGTAGCCTTATCATGTGGCAGGCTGATCCTGTTTATTTCGAGCAGGATAAAACCGCAAAGCTTCTGTCGGACAGAAAAGTTAATCCTCTATTCGTTTCTATTGACAAGACAATTACCCAAACCTCAGCCTATGCGGATTATATTCTTCCAGATACAACTTATCTTGAACGATGGGACATTTGCTCGCTACCTCCATCAATTAACAGACCTGGATTCGGCGCGCGTTCGCCGGTTGTAGGAGGTTTAGAGCCTGAATCCGGTCGTTATTTTCCTATTTTCAGCGATAACCTGATAATGGAAGATATCTTGATAAGGCTAGGATCCTCATTGAATTTGCCCTATTCCGCGCGGGACAAAGATGGCAGGCTGCCAAATTCCTGGCAATTTTATCAAAAGGCCTTTTTAGCCGCAGCGAATCATATTGGCCGCAAATACGAGATTTCCGGCCAAACAACGTCAGGCGCTGTCAATGACATAATCGACCGTGGGGGTATTTTCCCGAGCGCCAAGACTAAAATTCCCTTCAGTCCATCCTCCACTCCGGGGCAACCTACAGTGAAAAAGTCCTGGACGGCAAACCCCGAGATTAATCAGGCTTCTTCGGGAGAGGATTTGATTCTGGTTGAGTATACTTTACCTTTTCACAGATCTCCCAGATCGGGTATCAACTCCTGGCTTCTTGAAATCCTTCCCGAGAACAGGCTCGTCATAAATCCGCAAGACGCCGCCAAACTCAAAATAAAACAAGGCGCTGAACTGATCGTACAAACATCGGTTTCAAAGGCTTCCGCTAGAGTAAGGGCTTTTGTGGCGCCGGGCATACGCCCGGGTGTCGTCGCTCTTGCAAATGGCTTTGGTTACAAGGGATCAGGGTCTGTTCAGAATTCGATAGACGCTTTGCAAACTCCTGTCGACAAGACTAGAGGAATCGGAGCCAATCCCGCTGTTTTTACCGGCCCATATCCTATTAGAGTCAAAGTAAACAAAGCATAG
- the nrfD gene encoding NrfD/PsrC family molybdoenzyme membrane anchor subunit, whose product MEASVLYNVPHDIPWKVFIPLYFYFTGLSAGSFILSTLSTVFGIKRFKPMALPAAIISFLLLLLAPACLIVDLQQPTRFWHTLVPEYFNPTSALSYGSWLLTLYPIANLVYIYFIYVKNDRVTKIIGTITVPLAIFVHAYTGFAFALVRARAWWHSALMPGFFLTSALLSGIALLVIVAMIMDRLRSEKLELDLYKSLRIMMIGILLTDLFWTGSFWLTLLVSNSDGHASILLALHENFYLWGEIFAGMLVPLAILVYPGTGNNKIWLSFASVLIICGVFLMRYSVVFIGFDIPLS is encoded by the coding sequence ATGGAAGCCTCTGTTCTTTACAACGTGCCTCACGACATACCCTGGAAGGTATTTATTCCGTTATATTTCTATTTTACCGGATTGAGCGCCGGTTCATTCATACTATCGACATTGTCGACAGTATTTGGGATAAAGCGTTTCAAACCAATGGCGCTGCCTGCCGCCATTATTTCTTTTCTTTTGCTCCTGCTTGCTCCGGCCTGTCTAATCGTGGATTTGCAACAGCCCACACGATTTTGGCACACATTAGTCCCGGAATATTTCAATCCTACATCAGCGCTATCTTATGGTTCCTGGTTGTTGACCCTTTATCCAATTGCAAACCTCGTTTACATATATTTCATTTACGTCAAGAATGATCGAGTAACGAAAATTATTGGGACTATAACAGTTCCTCTCGCGATTTTCGTTCATGCTTACACCGGATTCGCTTTCGCTCTGGTCAGGGCTAGAGCTTGGTGGCATTCTGCGTTGATGCCTGGATTCTTCCTTACCTCCGCTCTCTTATCGGGTATCGCTCTTTTGGTCATTGTAGCGATGATTATGGATCGACTGAGATCTGAAAAGCTTGAGCTTGATTTGTACAAGAGCTTGCGGATCATGATGATAGGCATTCTACTGACCGATCTTTTCTGGACAGGCAGTTTTTGGCTAACGCTTCTCGTCTCGAATTCAGATGGACATGCGTCAATATTGTTAGCGCTCCATGAAAATTTTTATCTTTGGGGAGAAATTTTTGCCGGTATGCTTGTTCCGCTGGCAATACTCGTTTACCCTGGAACCGGCAACAATAAAATCTGGTTGTCATTCGCTTCAGTATTAATAATTTGTGGCGTTTTTCTGATGAGATACTCGGTAGTTTTCATTGGCTTTGACATTCCCTTGAGTTAG
- the truA gene encoding tRNA pseudouridine(38-40) synthase TruA codes for MPKKFKTIVEYDGSNYHGWQFQPDQPTVQGELERALEKIFHIRIPVYGAGRTDAGVHASGQVAHLIASWKHPVGNFQKALNSILPEDICIKDLSEADAYFHARHSAISKIYQYQILNQESRAPLKQRFSWRVSRSLSVSKLDEASHYLIGAHDFVSFGSPTSGTTSTVREIYQAGWEKGHEDHMLVFTICGSGFLRYMVRSLVGTLIQVGLGKITVRDFQGILASCDRSKSGLTAPPQGLCLVSVQY; via the coding sequence ATGCCGAAAAAATTCAAAACCATTGTAGAATACGATGGCAGCAATTATCATGGGTGGCAATTTCAACCGGACCAGCCAACGGTTCAGGGAGAACTTGAGCGAGCCCTGGAGAAGATTTTTCACATAAGAATACCGGTTTACGGAGCCGGTCGGACAGACGCTGGGGTTCATGCAAGCGGTCAGGTAGCGCATTTGATTGCTTCCTGGAAGCATCCAGTTGGTAATTTTCAAAAAGCCCTCAATTCCATTCTTCCAGAAGATATTTGTATAAAAGATTTGTCGGAGGCCGATGCCTATTTTCACGCAAGGCATTCGGCTATTTCCAAGATCTATCAGTATCAGATACTTAATCAAGAATCTCGGGCTCCTTTAAAACAAAGGTTTTCGTGGCGCGTCAGTCGGTCCCTCAGCGTCTCAAAGCTGGATGAGGCGTCTCACTACCTGATCGGCGCTCATGATTTTGTCTCTTTTGGCTCCCCGACTTCCGGGACAACTTCGACAGTCCGGGAAATCTATCAAGCCGGATGGGAAAAGGGACATGAAGATCACATGCTGGTGTTCACAATCTGTGGATCGGGTTTCTTGCGTTACATGGTGAGATCTTTAGTTGGGACTCTTATTCAGGTAGGGTTGGGCAAAATCACAGTTCGCGATTTTCAAGGTATTTTAGCTTCTTGCGACAGATCAAAATCAGGGCTCACAGCTCCGCCTCAAGGGTTGTGTCTTGTGTCAGTGCAGTATTAG
- a CDS encoding FAD-binding protein gives MGYTNDLLDLIKRVEKTRPERVARKKAGEEFPALTLEQRKIRLEKYHPDYRYGALRELKIGPSKGYSVAQEIADQFEAKSRIDPDKIDLNEVHYETDVLIIGGGGAGTAAALLAEEAGARVIIATKLRHGDANTMMAEGGIQAATKSWKDSPYYHYLDVMGGGHFENDPLLVRTMVSEAPKAIGWLEGLGCMFNKWPDGRMFTLHGAGTCRKRMHYAGDMTGAEIMRTLRDEARNRAKSIGVIEFSPAIELLMDDKGFCAGAVLYNLETEEYFLVKAKAVVMATGGSGRLHMQKFMTTNHYGATGDGLTIGYRMGVRVRFLHATQYHPTGAVFPEQAEGLLITEKVRGAGANLVNVDGAQFVFEREPRDIESSSIIRECEKVGKGVPVPGQKDKFGVWLDSPMIELLEGAGTVEREFPAKFILFKRYGIDISKLPMLIYPTLHYQNGGLEYNSDGSTSVPGFFVAGEVGGGVHGANRLMGNSLLDITVFGRLAGESAGKFALERKDIGALSVEHVRKYHKELEASGIITDRVSPMVLPDYTTPEVKKRQWTTTYVGSLR, from the coding sequence ATGGGATATACAAACGACTTGCTGGATTTGATCAAGAGAGTTGAAAAAACAAGACCGGAACGGGTAGCGCGAAAAAAGGCCGGTGAGGAGTTCCCTGCCCTGACACTGGAACAGAGAAAAATCAGACTTGAGAAATATCATCCCGACTATAGATATGGAGCGCTACGAGAACTGAAAATCGGACCGAGTAAAGGCTACTCAGTCGCTCAGGAAATAGCTGATCAGTTTGAAGCAAAGAGTCGGATTGATCCTGACAAGATTGATTTGAATGAGGTCCATTACGAAACTGATGTCCTAATAATTGGTGGAGGGGGCGCCGGCACAGCCGCGGCGTTGTTAGCTGAAGAAGCTGGAGCCCGGGTTATCATCGCAACCAAACTGCGACATGGTGACGCAAACACCATGATGGCGGAAGGGGGCATTCAGGCGGCCACAAAGAGTTGGAAGGACTCTCCGTACTATCACTACCTTGACGTTATGGGTGGTGGACATTTTGAGAATGATCCGTTGCTTGTCAGAACAATGGTGAGTGAGGCTCCCAAAGCGATAGGGTGGCTCGAAGGATTGGGCTGCATGTTTAACAAGTGGCCTGATGGGAGAATGTTCACGCTTCATGGCGCCGGAACATGTAGAAAGCGGATGCACTACGCAGGCGACATGACCGGAGCGGAAATCATGAGAACCCTGAGGGATGAAGCGCGAAACAGGGCCAAATCAATTGGGGTTATAGAGTTCTCTCCGGCGATCGAGCTGTTGATGGATGACAAAGGTTTTTGCGCAGGGGCTGTTCTGTACAATCTTGAAACAGAGGAGTATTTTCTAGTCAAAGCCAAAGCTGTCGTCATGGCCACTGGTGGTTCAGGGCGCCTTCATATGCAAAAATTCATGACCACGAATCATTATGGAGCCACAGGGGATGGGCTTACCATCGGCTATAGAATGGGAGTACGAGTCAGATTCCTCCATGCGACACAATACCACCCCACCGGAGCCGTATTCCCTGAACAGGCTGAAGGTTTGTTGATCACGGAGAAAGTGCGAGGCGCAGGCGCAAACCTTGTTAATGTTGATGGCGCCCAGTTTGTATTCGAACGTGAACCCCGGGATATTGAATCTTCAAGTATCATTCGTGAATGCGAGAAGGTCGGGAAAGGGGTTCCTGTTCCGGGACAAAAGGACAAATTTGGGGTTTGGCTTGATTCTCCCATGATTGAGCTGCTTGAAGGCGCAGGAACCGTGGAGAGAGAATTCCCAGCCAAGTTTATACTGTTCAAACGCTACGGAATCGATATCTCCAAATTGCCGATGCTGATCTACCCCACCCTGCATTACCAGAATGGCGGACTCGAATACAACTCGGATGGTTCTACTTCAGTGCCTGGATTTTTTGTAGCGGGGGAAGTTGGTGGTGGAGTTCATGGGGCTAACCGTCTGATGGGAAATTCACTTCTGGACATAACTGTATTCGGAAGGTTGGCTGGTGAATCCGCCGGGAAGTTCGCTCTCGAAAGAAAAGACATCGGGGCTCTCAGTGTGGAACACGTTCGTAAGTATCACAAGGAGCTAGAAGCCTCCGGAATAATCACAGACCGAGTTTCGCCTATGGTTTTGCCTGACTACACCACTCCGGAAGTGAAAAAACGTCAGTGGACAACAACGTACGTAGGTTCTCTGAGATAA
- a CDS encoding transglycosylase SLT domain-containing protein has translation MRRFCGPCFLLPVLCVLTGGLDLTWAQTQAMWWLNEHRGLLRPQPQIAHKYRNTSSRTEDLSGMVKSLGGNDVHIAVIKEASREFEVDPIFIASVVSVESSFRPRVKSSIGAKGLMQIRAVVINTLGVTDPWNSYENIMAGTAYLRHCFERYAKHRHSTFLALAAYNVGPNRPSRLLRSPAAKRFVKKVLTIYNHYTAAPIPLKRELLVRLDRPRY, from the coding sequence ATGAGAAGATTTTGCGGACCGTGTTTTCTGCTCCCTGTGTTATGTGTTCTGACAGGGGGGCTTGATCTAACTTGGGCCCAAACACAGGCGATGTGGTGGTTAAACGAACACCGTGGGCTTTTGCGACCTCAACCGCAAATTGCTCACAAATACCGAAACACCTCAAGTAGGACCGAAGATCTATCTGGGATGGTGAAGTCGCTTGGCGGGAATGATGTCCATATTGCTGTCATTAAAGAAGCAAGTCGTGAATTTGAGGTTGATCCGATTTTTATAGCTTCAGTGGTTAGCGTTGAATCGAGTTTTAGACCTAGAGTTAAGTCTTCAATAGGCGCTAAAGGCCTGATGCAGATACGTGCCGTAGTTATTAACACACTGGGGGTCACAGATCCTTGGAATTCTTATGAAAATATTATGGCTGGTACGGCCTATTTGAGGCATTGTTTTGAAAGATACGCAAAACATAGGCATTCGACGTTTCTCGCTCTAGCCGCTTATAATGTAGGACCAAATAGACCTAGTCGGCTTTTACGCTCTCCGGCTGCCAAACGTTTTGTAAAAAAAGTCTTAACCATTTATAATCATTATACCGCGGCTCCAATACCGCTGAAGCGAGAACTTTTGGTAAGGCTCGATAGACCCCGATATTAA
- a CDS encoding 4Fe-4S dicluster domain-containing protein, with translation MPTVRDNSKDNINRDVANTILNTKEPPVARFRLLSQGMEPYHRLFIPDPDSDVTGDKACLACGNCIDSCPVLRKDPKRFDKTAQRTSFALESCVGEDCEQCYSCVLACPQVDTAYKDYIVDEVVPETIQPAPKITALDNYFMGLIALIIGIVIGVFLAR, from the coding sequence ATGCCAACAGTAAGAGATAACTCCAAAGACAACATAAATCGTGACGTCGCTAACACCATCCTTAATACAAAGGAACCCCCTGTAGCGCGTTTCAGGTTGCTTTCCCAAGGAATGGAGCCGTATCACAGGCTTTTCATTCCCGATCCAGACTCCGATGTGACAGGAGACAAAGCATGCTTGGCATGCGGTAATTGCATTGATTCCTGCCCTGTGTTACGGAAGGATCCCAAGCGTTTTGATAAAACTGCCCAGAGGACTTCATTCGCGCTGGAATCATGTGTGGGAGAAGATTGTGAGCAATGCTACTCATGCGTTCTTGCGTGCCCTCAAGTCGACACCGCATACAAAGATTACATTGTGGATGAGGTAGTTCCCGAAACAATACAGCCTGCGCCGAAAATCACGGCGCTGGATAATTATTTCATGGGTTTAATCGCCCTTATAATAGGAATTGTTATCGGGGTTTTCTTGGCGAGATGA
- a CDS encoding PA14 domain-containing protein, whose amino-acid sequence MKLPAFRLALSLLFLVALLSAQTCFAEDYLVIKKKSGPTQKVPLNFPPDQIESFQVESGPKAPPSEAGPSQQTPGSPGKGTQTPAVTSDEQSIGSSRSSVVPQEPQPVKKGTITQQGPSVSGPTRQIGPGQEKTTPFKPYDQLESQSPGPTEKRPAVTPGPKMPGSGQVSPSSSNFTVSVYKLPENIIALPDFSAFKPLEVLSTDRIDLDPAKGENEPSGLPEKLDDVGMRFIGTFIVSGEGLFRWRVQSKDGARLHIDDKTLIENDGTHQPTSKDGFVHLAEGVHSIILDSFNSKGSPFLKLFVQPPIGQEQLFSISQGLVGWKEPAKPYDVLWGHVYFVPQGNYPEGPDFNKLNPIGRLIGPQLDIAGGSFPGIPGRNDMIGIKYQGFFNVEGAGIFAFRLVSDNFAKLMIGKNPIVEMNKGSKNDQGTVGWAFLQQGSYPIVLDYFHPSGEPKLQLFVTQPTKPEELFSPAQTLEGFAPDSGKLNLIPAFVYFLPPNTKKMPNFNKMSPAGMFFTKSIDYPVDRGTKEFPGIPKREDWFGIRFYVKFSLSDKEAGTYKFRVVCKDAARLIIGKKMVLNAEGSGQKSATHSGSAELGAGSHEMFLDYLQTTGNDGLQLFITPPGGEEKIFSFE is encoded by the coding sequence ATGAAACTTCCAGCGTTTAGATTAGCCCTTTCATTGTTATTTTTGGTCGCCCTGCTTTCGGCTCAGACCTGCTTTGCAGAGGATTATCTTGTGATAAAGAAAAAAAGTGGCCCTACTCAGAAAGTTCCACTCAATTTTCCTCCTGACCAAATCGAATCCTTCCAGGTAGAATCGGGCCCTAAAGCTCCACCTTCAGAAGCAGGTCCATCGCAACAGACCCCTGGTAGTCCAGGCAAAGGAACGCAAACACCGGCTGTGACTTCTGATGAACAATCGATCGGTAGTTCCCGATCTTCTGTGGTTCCACAGGAACCGCAACCAGTTAAGAAAGGGACTATCACCCAGCAGGGTCCATCAGTGTCTGGGCCAACTCGGCAAATCGGTCCCGGTCAGGAAAAGACAACTCCCTTCAAACCATATGATCAGTTAGAAAGCCAATCACCGGGACCTACAGAAAAAAGACCGGCCGTAACCCCAGGGCCCAAAATGCCTGGTTCCGGTCAGGTTTCGCCTTCGAGTTCCAATTTCACCGTCAGCGTATATAAATTACCTGAAAACATCATAGCGCTCCCCGATTTTAGCGCTTTCAAGCCTTTAGAAGTCCTTTCCACTGACCGCATTGATCTGGATCCAGCTAAAGGAGAAAACGAGCCTTCAGGCCTCCCGGAAAAACTCGATGACGTTGGTATGCGTTTTATAGGCACTTTCATTGTGTCTGGAGAGGGATTGTTTCGCTGGCGAGTACAATCGAAAGATGGAGCGCGGCTCCATATTGACGACAAAACCCTTATTGAAAATGATGGCACTCACCAACCCACATCCAAGGATGGTTTTGTTCATCTAGCTGAAGGTGTTCATTCCATAATACTTGATAGTTTCAATTCGAAAGGGTCTCCTTTCCTCAAATTATTCGTCCAACCTCCAATCGGGCAAGAGCAACTCTTTTCGATAAGTCAAGGGCTGGTAGGCTGGAAAGAACCCGCAAAACCCTATGATGTGTTGTGGGGGCACGTATACTTTGTTCCTCAAGGTAACTATCCCGAAGGACCGGATTTTAACAAACTAAACCCGATTGGTCGTTTAATAGGTCCTCAACTGGATATTGCTGGAGGATCTTTCCCTGGTATTCCCGGCCGAAACGATATGATTGGGATAAAATATCAGGGTTTCTTCAATGTTGAGGGAGCCGGTATTTTTGCCTTTAGACTCGTTTCCGACAATTTTGCCAAGCTCATGATTGGAAAAAATCCAATCGTCGAGATGAACAAGGGATCAAAAAATGACCAGGGCACAGTTGGATGGGCCTTTTTGCAACAGGGAAGTTATCCGATTGTGCTTGACTATTTCCATCCTTCTGGTGAACCGAAACTTCAACTATTCGTGACTCAGCCAACCAAACCTGAGGAGCTTTTTTCTCCAGCTCAGACTCTAGAGGGTTTTGCGCCGGATAGCGGAAAGCTCAATCTGATACCGGCTTTTGTGTATTTTCTTCCTCCTAACACAAAAAAGATGCCTAATTTCAACAAAATGTCTCCAGCCGGAATGTTTTTCACAAAATCGATTGATTATCCTGTTGACCGTGGAACCAAAGAGTTTCCTGGAATTCCAAAACGCGAAGACTGGTTTGGTATAAGGTTTTACGTCAAATTTTCCTTGTCGGACAAAGAAGCTGGAACGTATAAATTCAGAGTTGTATGTAAGGACGCAGCGCGTTTGATTATCGGTAAAAAGATGGTCCTAAACGCCGAAGGTTCAGGACAGAAATCAGCCACGCACTCTGGAAGCGCTGAACTTGGCGCAGGCAGTCACGAGATGTTCCTTGATTATTTACAGACAACGGGTAATGATGGCCTCCAATTGTTCATAACGCCCCCAGGCGGAGAAGAAAAAATCTTTTCCTTCGAATAA